Below is a window of Planococcus rifietoensis DNA.
ATTGTTTCGATAAAGGGATAAAGATGCGCGGGTTCAATTTCAATTGCGAAACGATGTATTCCGCGATGTCTTCCGGCTGCATGAACTTCTCTTTTTCCTGTTCCGTTTCATTGCCGGAATCAGTCATGCCTGTGACCACGCGGCTAGGTGCCAAAGCGAAGACACGGATATTGTCGGGGCGCACTTCCTGCATCAAGGCCTCGCTCATGCCAAGCACCGCGAATTTCGATGCGCTATAGGCGCTCGAGCCTTTCGTGCCTTTGAGTCCCGAAGAAGAGGAGATGTTGACGATATCGCCTCCCTGCTTGTCGATCATCTGCGGCAGCACCGCTTTGGTCATATGGACCATGCCCATCAAATTGATATTGAGCATATTTTGCCAATCCTCGGTATCAAGTTCCATAAACTTGCCGTATTTTCCGATTCCTGCGTTGTTGATAAGGATATCAATCGTGCCGAGTTCGTCGGTCAATTTCTCGACGGCCGCTTCGACTTGCTTTGAATCCGACACATCCGCAACCGCAAATGCTGCGCGGCCCCGTAATGAACGGATCTCTTTCGCCAATTGTTCGATTTCTTTTCGGGTTCTGGCGATCAGCCCGACGGCCACGCCTTCATTGGCCAGTGCCAGGGCGGTTGCCCGGCCGATGCCGCGCCCTGCTCCTGTAATGATTGCTGTCTTTTCCGTTAACACTTGTCCCACTTTATTTTCCGCCCTTCAGGTAAATGAATTTTCTCTGCCCTAGTCTTTGCCCCTAAACGGGCGGCGGTAAACCGGCCGATTGACTGAGGATAAAATTTTTTTAGGCCAGCAGCCTCAGTTTTGTTTGCGGAAATAATCCAGCAGGCCCTGCGCACTGACCTGTAAGTCCATCTCGATATAAGGCATCACGCGGTGCGGCTGTTTGGCGCCTTTTTCCGCCAATTGCGCCATAACGGGTGCCAGCAGACGTTTTGCCAATTGATCTGCGGATTCTTTGTTCTGATAGGCCGCCGCTCCTTCTTCAACAAACAGCTCTAGCCATTCCAGCACCTGCTCTAGCGCTGCATCAGGGTTATGCGCAGCGCCGAAATGCCCAAAATAAAGCACATCGAGTTGCTGCCGTTGCATCCGTTCGATGGATGCCTTCATCGCCTCAGGGTCGAATTGGTTCGGTGAAGTGGACGGCAAGTAAAAGTCGATGCCGTCTTCGATCAGCTGTGCATAGCGGATGCCGGCTGTATCCCCTGCAAAAAACCCATTCGATACTGGGTCTAAGATGCCGAAATGATGTTTGGCATGGCCCGGCGTATCCCAGAACTCAAGCGTACAGTCCGGGCCGATCTGCAGCCGGTCGCCTTCCGTTTTGATATCGATGCGCTGTTCGGGCACCGGGACGATTGGATTGAACAAATCATCAAATTGATCTCCGTATACCGCTCTAGCCCCGGCGATGAGACGGCTCGGGTCTGCCAGGTGCCTGGCGCCTTTCGGGTGGACGATGAGCGTCGCGTTCGGGCAGTCCTGCAAGAGTAAGCCCGCTCCCCCGGCGTGGTCAAGGTGGATGTGGGTGACGATGATGTAACGGACCTCATCGAGTGAGATGCCGAGTTCGTTCAATCCTTGTTTCACATGCTCTACCGAGGGGCTCGGTCCTGTTTCAATAATGGTTAGCTGCTGTTCCATGATGACGTAGCTGCCTGTTCGGTGTTCGAGGCCGAGATCGAAACCGTCGATCAACTGAATGCGGTCGTTCAACTTGCTGATGGCCATACTGGCACCCCTTTCTATTTGTCTTCAGTCTACCAAAGCCCGAGCTTGCGCTACAACTCGGCACATAAAAACGCCGCCAGAATTCGGCGGCGTTTCTCATCAATTGCTGGATGGGCTATAGGAAGTCAGTGGAATGTCTTCATAGTCTTCCGGGTCCAATGAATAGACGCTGTCGTCGGCTACCCCTTCGACAATCGCTGTCAATCCGCGCTCCACCGATTTGACCAATTGGCCTTTTTCTTTCTGCCCAAGCGACTGGGTTTGGCCGCGTACTTCAAACAACACGGTGCCGCTGCCGTTCAATGCATAGCTGCCAAGCGCTGTGCCCGGCAAATCGAGCCCTTGTGAATAAAGCGAGATATTGGTGAATTTCGAATTGCCGTAGGACTGCAGCTCCTCATACGCCGCCACATTCAGCTGGCGTGAAAAATCATAATCGTACTGGTCTGCATACTCGCTGTATTTCGCCCCTTCAGCACTGGATGGGTCCGGAACGAATTGGGCGGACAACGACAATGTAACTGGATCTGGCGTGCCATCGACATAATACATCCCTTGGTGATGCAGGTCGATAAAGACGTCGACGGTGCCATATTCCGCTTGCAGCGATTTATAGACGTCGCGTGACACTTGGGCTTCTTTCGTAATAAACCAGCCCGGTTCGTTCGATGCGCCAGGGAAATCTTCCGCTTGTGGCACATAGTCCAGGTCCGGATTAAAGTCGCGGTTCACATCAAAGCCTGGATTGGCGCCGTAATCATAGCTTTGGCTGACGCCGCGGTCCAAATAAT
It encodes the following:
- a CDS encoding 3-ketoacyl-ACP reductase; protein product: MGQVLTEKTAIITGAGRGIGRATALALANEGVAVGLIARTRKEIEQLAKEIRSLRGRAAFAVADVSDSKQVEAAVEKLTDELGTIDILINNAGIGKYGKFMELDTEDWQNMLNINLMGMVHMTKAVLPQMIDKQGGDIVNISSSSGLKGTKGSSAYSASKFAVLGMSEALMQEVRPDNIRVFALAPSRVVTGMTDSGNETEQEKEKFMQPEDIAEYIVSQLKLNPRIFIPLSKQWATNPF
- a CDS encoding MBL fold metallo-hydrolase, coding for MAISKLNDRIQLIDGFDLGLEHRTGSYVIMEQQLTIIETGPSPSVEHVKQGLNELGISLDEVRYIIVTHIHLDHAGGAGLLLQDCPNATLIVHPKGARHLADPSRLIAGARAVYGDQFDDLFNPIVPVPEQRIDIKTEGDRLQIGPDCTLEFWDTPGHAKHHFGILDPVSNGFFAGDTAGIRYAQLIEDGIDFYLPSTSPNQFDPEAMKASIERMQRQQLDVLYFGHFGAAHNPDAALEQVLEWLELFVEEGAAAYQNKESADQLAKRLLAPVMAQLAEKGAKQPHRVMPYIEMDLQVSAQGLLDYFRKQN
- a CDS encoding M14 family zinc carboxypeptidase — its product is MPVQAAEPAQPTEHHHDNAISGFIDYGELQKELQRIEANSKGSVSVDVAGQSFEGRDIYTATVGTGDKVLLIQSEIHGNEKTGTVAILNMLKSLSGNSKAAKALRDEVTIVFMPMMNPDASEGDKRRNSMTWSDVVADYPELAAATPSWNYLDRGVSQSYDYGANPGFDVNRDFNPDLDYVPQAEDFPGASNEPGWFITKEAQVSRDVYKSLQAEYGTVDVFIDLHHQGMYYVDGTPDPVTLSLSAQFVPDPSSAEGAKYSEYADQYDYDFSRQLNVAAYEELQSYGNSKFTNISLYSQGLDLPGTALGSYALNGSGTVLFEVRGQTQSLGQKEKGQLVKSVERGLTAIVEGVADDSVYSLDPEDYEDIPLTSYSPSSN